From the Deltaproteobacteria bacterium genome, the window CATTAATTCGTGAAACTGCTGATTACCAAGTAGATAGTCTTGAAAAGATGCAATTGGTTGACAATGTTATACCTGCATTATTGCAATTACGTGACTATGGTTACAAATTCGTAATTGTTACTAATCAAGATGGCTTAGGCACAGAAAAATATCCTCAAGCAGCCTTTGATTTAGTGCAAAAAACGATGATTGAGCTTTTTCGCTCCCAAGGCATAAAATTTAACGAAGTATTGGTATGTCCTCATTTTCCTGAAGACGACTGCTTATGCCGCAAACCTCATTTAGGTCTAGTTCGTTCCTATTTAACTGGTGGCGATCTTGATATGACCACTTGTGCAATGGTTGGTGATCGCGAAACTGATCTCACTTTTGCTGAAAATATGGGCATTCGCGGTTATCGAGTGGGCAGCGACATACCAGATGCTTTAAACTGGCTTGAGATCGCTCATGAGCTAATTACTCGTCCTCGCCGCGGTAGATGTCAGCGCCGTACTAATGAAACTCGTATTGATATTACTGTTGAGCTCGATCAAGATACTTCTAGTGCTCCTGCACCACCGCAACAAAATATATCAACTGGCATCGGTTTTTTTGACCATATGCTTGATCAATTATCACGGCATGGTGGTTTTTCTCTTTCACTAGTAGCTGAAGGTGATTTACATGTTGATGAGCATCACACCATCGAAGATGTTGCGCTAGCCTTAGGTGAAGCTTTACGACAAGCGATAGGAGATAAAATTGGTATTGGGCGTTATGGGTTTGTGCTCCCTATGGACGAATCATTAGCACAAGCCACTATCGACCTTTCAGGTAGAGCCTATTTTGTACTTAACGGTAAACTACCATGTGAGCAAGTTGGTGGGATGTCCTCATCAATGGTTGAGCACTTTTTTCAAAGTTTTGCTACTGCATTAGGTGCCACATTGCACCTTACTATCAGTGGTAATAATATTCATCACATGATTGAAGGTTTATTTAAAGCAGTGGGACGCGCCCTACGCCCTGCATTGCGTCGCTTTGATACTGGTTTGCCTTCGACTAAAGGTATATTGTAAGCATGGTTCTACTTGATTGGCGCTTACAAATTCTCAACAAAAAAATTCTTTATACGTTTAATTAGTGGCCGTAATATTATTTGATCGTCAAAACGATGGCCTATACCGGCAATTATTTCTAAT encodes:
- the hisB gene encoding bifunctional histidinol-phosphatase/imidazoleglycerol-phosphate dehydratase HisB produces the protein MGVRKILFVDRDGTLIRETADYQVDSLEKMQLVDNVIPALLQLRDYGYKFVIVTNQDGLGTEKYPQAAFDLVQKTMIELFRSQGIKFNEVLVCPHFPEDDCLCRKPHLGLVRSYLTGGDLDMTTCAMVGDRETDLTFAENMGIRGYRVGSDIPDALNWLEIAHELITRPRRGRCQRRTNETRIDITVELDQDTSSAPAPPQQNISTGIGFFDHMLDQLSRHGGFSLSLVAEGDLHVDEHHTIEDVALALGEALRQAIGDKIGIGRYGFVLPMDESLAQATIDLSGRAYFVLNGKLPCEQVGGMSSSMVEHFFQSFATALGATLHLTISGNNIHHMIEGLFKAVGRALRPALRRFDTGLPSTKGIL